DNA from Kitasatospora herbaricolor:
CAGCCCCCACACGTCCGAGGTGATCTCCTCGTCCGCCACCGAACCCGGTACGCCTTGGTGGTCGCGGATCAGGTCGTAGCGGGCCTCCATCTCCTCGACCAGCCGATCCAGCAGGGCACTCGCCTGCTGCGGGTCGGTGGCCAGCGCGGACAGCCGCGGGGCGAAGGGTGCCTGTTCGACGCCGAGCTTGCAGTCGATGCCGACCAGCGCGACGTTGCGCCGGGCGAGACCGGTGATCAGGTTGCGCATGTAGACGGACTTGCCGGTCAGCGTCGCGCCGAGGGTCAGGCAGTGCGGGATGGCCCGGTAGTCCCGGACGAAGGCCGTACCGTCGTCCCGCAGCGCGACCGGCACCAACAGGTCACCGGCAGGCAGGCGGCGCGGCATCCGCACCTTGCGGAGCACGTCGAAGCCGGTCATCCGCAGCTCCACCACACCGGGCTTCACGATGGTGACGTGGACGGCGTGGACGCCCCAGGCGTGGCGAAGACGCTCCGCCGAGGCCGCCACGTCCGCCGGCTCCTGACCGGGCGCCAGCCGAAGCCGGACCCGAAGGCCCGTCGAGGTCGGACGGACCCGGCGGATCCTCGGCGGGACCGGGCGGATCTCCCGGCGGGTGGTCGCCCGAGTGACCAGCACCCGCAGCCGCGACGGCGCCACCGTGAGCCCGCAGGCGTCCATGGTGCTGCCGTACGTCGCGGAGAACCGGACCGCCGTGGCCGGCAGGCCGACCGCCGACCAGTACACCGCCGGAGCCTTCACCCGGGCGTACGCGGCGCCACCGGTGACAGCGGCCAGCGGACCGGCCACCTCCGCCAGAGTCAGCAGCTCGGACACGGCGCTCAGCCCTTCGCCGGGGCCGGTACGAGGGAGGTGATTGCCATCGCGCGGAACGAGATCCCGTGCCGCTTCTGGCCGTTGAACTCGTTCTCCCAGTCCCGGGCCTTGAGGCCGGTCACCGCGACCGGCATCCCGACCGCCAGACCGTCCGAAACGCCGGTCTCCGGCACCGTCACCGTGTAGAGGTTCGCCTCACCGTCGTCCGCGATCGTCAGGCCCACGGTCAGCAGTCGGGCCCCGGTCTCCCGGTCCATGGCGATCTCGCCCGTCTGCTTGTTCACCAGCTTCAGCGCCGGCGGGACCACGACGAACACGAACGCGGTCGAAGTATCGATCTTGAAGACAGCCATCGTACAGCTCCTCTAAAGGAGTCGATCTCATGCACTCATGTACATGAGCTGATGGATAGAAGAGTGCATCACTCCTGTACATGAGTCAACCCGCCGCGAGAAGAATCTCGCGGCGGGTTGCAGGAGTTGATCTGACGTCAGTCGCGGGCGGCGAAGCGGTAGTCCAAAACGAACTGGTCAGCGGCCATGACGGTGTCGCAGACCTCCACGACGATGCCGGCGGTGGTCGTGGCGTTCCGGACGAGATGGATCACCGGCGCACCGGGGCTCAGCGCGAGTGCGCCCGTCTCGGCCTTCGTGGCCAGCCGCGCGCGAACGGTCTCAGTGAACTCGGAGAGCACGTGCCCGCGCTCTTCCAGGCGGGCGTAGATCCCGCCGCCGCCAGGGTTCTCGGCGAACATCTCCGGGATGTCCTTCACCACGTCCCACGGCAGGTAGGACGTCGCCTCTTCCGTTGGCGTCCCATCCCGGAAGTACCGGCGCTTTCGCGCGAGGACCTTCGAGCCGGCCGGAACGTTGAGCCGCTCCGCGATCTCTGCCGGGGCATCCACCGGACCGACGAAGAGCACGTTGACGGACGGGACACCGCCCGACTGCTCGGCCTCCGCCAGGTACGCAGCCTTGCCCGCCAGACGGTGAGCCCGCCGGAAGCGGTCGGACGACTTGCGCTGGACCGGAGGCCGGGAGCGGACGTACGAGCCCCGCCCGTGGTGGGTCTCGATCAACTGCGTCGTCCGCAGCTCGGCCACGGCCTTGCGCACCGTGCCGGAAGCGACGCCGTACCGCTCCATCAGCTCAGCTTCACTGGGTACTGCATCACCAGGAGCCAGGACGCCCGAGCGGATCTGTGTCGCTAGGTCATCTGCGATCTGGAGGTACTTCGGCTTGGCCGTCGAGGCCGGGTCGCTCGCCATAGTCCTGCATTATCTCCTATCCTCCTGTACATGAGTAACAGCGCTCAGCAAGCCACGTCAACGCCCCTGCACTCCGTGTCCGTAGCCGGAGCTGTGGTGCGCGAGGACGGCCGGCTACTGGCGATCCGCCGAGCCGACAACGGCACCTGGGAGCCCCCGGGCGGAGTACTTGAGCTGACGGAGACCGTCGAGGACGGGGTACGCCGCGAGGTATTCGAGGAGACCGGCATCAAGGTCGCCGTGGAGCGGCTGACCGGCGTCTACAAGAACGTGAACCGGGGTGTCGTCGCCCTGGTTTTCCGGTGCCACCCCGAGGGTGGGAGCGAACAGCTTTCCGAGGAGTCGACGGCCGTCGCATGGCTGACACCGGAAGAAGTGGCCGAGCAGATGGGCGAGGTCTACGCGGTGCGCCTGCTCGACGCTCTCCAGGGGAACGCGGTTCCCCACATTCGTAACCACGACGGCCGGAGCCTGATCGACCTGCCCGAGGCCAGCTGAGTCACCGGCTCCGGGCGCCTCGCTTGCCTATTTGGCTCCACACGTATCGGTGCCGAGCCACCCGGTAGATCTGTTCTTGCCGAGTCAGGGACAGGAGAGCTGGCCGGGCTGAGAGGGTCGTCGCGATCAGCACGGCGTCGAGGACGTCCACCCGATGGGAGGTCGCGCCATGGGTGATCTTGCGCGCGCCTACCACCGCGATCACTGGGTGAACGGGGACGTCGAACCCGCACCACTGTGAGAGCAGCCGGGCCGTGCGATCAGCTTCGAACTCGGAGTTCTGGAGGTAGGGGTGGCTGCTTCGGTTGATCTTCACTGCACCGTCGCCGACCCACACCGAAGCGTCGGGATGGTGCTTTGCATTGACGGTGAAGACGCCCGGCGGTCCGATGACTACGTGATCGATGTCTGATCCGGTGGGCAGCGGGATACCGTGCAGCACCTCCCAGCCGGCGGGCTTGAGGCCCTCCAGGAGACCACCGACGATCTCTTCCCCCTCAAGCCCCTTGAGTCGCTGCTCGCCCCCCAGCGAGTCCCCAACGAGTTTTGCGGCGACCCGCACCAGCCACTTGTGACGCTGCTCGTCAGCTCTGATCATCGACTGCAAGCCAGCACCGGGGCGGTTCCGGGCGAGGTCGTCCTCAGAGGTCAACGGAGGCAGGACAGGTAGAGCCGCCGGCTGTGGTGGCGACTGTGATGGTGACTGTGGCGGGCGGGCCGGCTGCCGTGTCGTGCCAGCCTTCGGCTTCACGGTTCGCGGCGGAATCGCCCGACCGCAGGTCCGGCACCAGTCCTCGATCTTGGCGAGAGCCGCGGCTTCGTACTCCCAATTGGTGATCGTCACCACGCCCGTTTGGCAGTCCAGCCACGCAACCGACGCGCCCTTCGCCCCCGGGCGGTTGACGTACAAGCGATCCTTGCCTGCCCTGCGCCACGGCCCAACAGTCAGTTCCTCCATGTTGCCCCCTCCAAGCGCGCGTCCCCTGATACGAGATCAGCACGCCCAAGGTGGTGATGACAAGAACGCGATCAGCCAAGCCAGGGCCGGTGCCCAAGGG
Protein-coding regions in this window:
- a CDS encoding SCO3933 family regulatory protein, whose translation is MAVFKIDTSTAFVFVVVPPALKLVNKQTGEIAMDRETGARLLTVGLTIADDGEANLYTVTVPETGVSDGLAVGMPVAVTGLKARDWENEFNGQKRHGISFRAMAITSLVPAPAKG
- a CDS encoding GntR family transcriptional regulator codes for the protein MASDPASTAKPKYLQIADDLATQIRSGVLAPGDAVPSEAELMERYGVASGTVRKAVAELRTTQLIETHHGRGSYVRSRPPVQRKSSDRFRRAHRLAGKAAYLAEAEQSGGVPSVNVLFVGPVDAPAEIAERLNVPAGSKVLARKRRYFRDGTPTEEATSYLPWDVVKDIPEMFAENPGGGGIYARLEERGHVLSEFTETVRARLATKAETGALALSPGAPVIHLVRNATTTAGIVVEVCDTVMAADQFVLDYRFAARD
- a CDS encoding NUDIX hydrolase; this encodes MLLYMSNSAQQATSTPLHSVSVAGAVVREDGRLLAIRRADNGTWEPPGGVLELTETVEDGVRREVFEETGIKVAVERLTGVYKNVNRGVVALVFRCHPEGGSEQLSEESTAVAWLTPEEVAEQMGEVYAVRLLDALQGNAVPHIRNHDGRSLIDLPEAS
- a CDS encoding nuclease-related domain-containing protein, whose amino-acid sequence is MEELTVGPWRRAGKDRLYVNRPGAKGASVAWLDCQTGVVTITNWEYEAAALAKIEDWCRTCGRAIPPRTVKPKAGTTRQPARPPQSPSQSPPQPAALPVLPPLTSEDDLARNRPGAGLQSMIRADEQRHKWLVRVAAKLVGDSLGGEQRLKGLEGEEIVGGLLEGLKPAGWEVLHGIPLPTGSDIDHVVIGPPGVFTVNAKHHPDASVWVGDGAVKINRSSHPYLQNSEFEADRTARLLSQWCGFDVPVHPVIAVVGARKITHGATSHRVDVLDAVLIATTLSARPALLSLTRQEQIYRVARHRYVWSQIGKRGARSR